The region TTTAAACCAATTTTTAAAAGTACGTTTGGAAAtcttgacttttattttgtcagTACGTTCGGATACAATATGGCCGCCTCCATGCTGCTCATGGTCAGTAGCCGTTCATCATTAACCGTTTATGAAAATGTAAACGTTGCTTCCGTTTGGGTGAATGTCATTATTATGCTTTTTCTCTCGTCATATTTACGTGCAAATTCATAACTTCGAAAAAAGTTACATTATCACAACTAGCTACTTATTCCAGTTAGATAACTAGTTCGCTATCTACGTTTAAGTCAGGAGCTAGGTGCCACTTGACTAGTTAGTTAATAATGTAATGTTTATGTAACGTTATCCGGGTAGATAACGAGCCAGCACGCTTTCTCCTGGTGCATTTGACAGCTCTCCCCTGCAGTCCTGTCGTCCTCTCTGGTCCTTTTCTGATACGGTGTTATTGCTTCTGTGCGTTTGATTTTCCCAGTGTTGTATGTGCTTGTATTCAATGTAAGTTAATGTGTATGATTGGACTTTACAggcaaacactagcacagatttACCTCTTTGGTGAAGAAGTCTTGAGCAGCGAAAACGGTTAGCCGAGCATTTTAGGAAAAAAACCACAAGCCAACCGGTAATTCCTCcagttttatttaaacattggGATTAAATATTGGAAAATACAGGCACAGTAATCCTTATTCATCTAAATATAGACTTTCATATCCTGACAAGGTTCATGTTTAAGACTACAATATTCCCCCTCCAAGTCCGATCGCTGCTCACTAACACATCCTGTGTCTCAGGACTGCACCTCTGGGTTTGGGGCTCAGTTCAGGATGGGCCGccccacacacctcctgcagcaGCTGACCATCTTCATCACCATGGTTACTGGTGGAGGTTGCGCTGTGATGTACTACCTCATGCAGAGTGAGTGGACTGGAATCCAATCTCCCAGAATGACACAAAGTTGGATTTATTGGAGCAGGGTAAATAGGTTTGGGGCCCCGAACTGGCGGTTTAGACTCTCAACGACGTCTTAGAGTCATTATTTCTGATAGATGTACTAGCAAAGGTTGTGAGAATGTCACGGCGGGTCCCTCTGTAGCTCCTGGTTACAGAGAACAGTTTTATTACTTATGAGCTGAGGTCAGAGCGCTTCTATATGACCCATTTTAATTTAGTCTAAAACAGTGGTTAGCCGTTTTATCTACAACGAGTCATTGTCATTCCAACCGAGCAGATGCACTCCTGAATCCACGTATTTAGTAGACGAGTTGATTCGTGTGAACTCccgggctgtgttcgaaatagtctactacatactactggcatactgatcgagccccaaatcagtatgtcgtatgcagtatgtgaccaaaatgaaaatttccagtacgcgaaacatacccggatgacctactacttccgcaaaatattccagtacgcaaacagagctatcttcgtggtgtactgcatcccatcatgcaacgctacgttcatgTGACCctgtagtgtgctttgcttttgtcgcatactggaaactgtactgcatactactacgaggaccagtatgcagtatccagtatataccgagtccagtatgcagtatccagtatgtagtagtctatttcgaacacagccactaAGTGACTGTTCTTCCTTGTTGCCTctttgccccgccccctccatcCCACCCCTTTCCATCCCAGAAAACTTTGCTAACTCAGAGTACCATCGATTGGCTGTGGAGCAGCTGATAGCCCACTCCTCTGCTATGGCCAGTCTGGGAGCTCCACCCCTGAAGGTTCATAACCTCCACTTGAGCGATCGGCACAACCGCGTGGACCTCACCAGCGCTCAGGTCAGGTTCTGATGACGCTGATTAAGGAAGCACTGATAACGCTGAAGGTGACGGCCGGTCTATATACCGATTGTGATTGTCGTTTAGGTGATCGTAATGGACGTATTTATAGTTGGAAACATTCTGTGGGATCACACACATTGAAGGAGGATCGATTAAACAAATTAAATGCATCCATCTGcttttaaaaagctcgtagaAATAGCAGGAGCTCACAGCATCCCCGTTTATTATCGGAAGTTCACATTAAAGGTCCTTGACTTAGCATGTGGAAGTGGAAGCTATGAACAGCTGCTCAAAGTTGCATTGGTCGATTGAACTGTCCGTTTAATTGAGACGGAATAGCTTGCACGGGGGCGTCCCGTTTTGTGATGGACATTTCTTGTGCCTGATTGGCAGCTGAAAATCCCAGTGACCGGCTCAAGGATGGGGGGATACCTGTACACAACCTCCGTCAGGGACGCTGTGATGAAAAGGTATGTGGTGATGAAGAGGTGACGAACTGAACCTAGTTTTGTTATCCAAAAATCCAAAATCCACTGCTTGAAAAAGTACTGGAAAAATATTTAGTTAAAATGTGATATAAATGCCTGTAAGTATTACATCATGATTGTAAAGACAGCAGATGGATTTTAAAGGTGTCTCCAGACCTACAAACTGCCTTCATGTCTTCATAATAATATATGCCTGTTTAAAAGTTGGGGAAATTAGAGATCACTTTAGCGTAGACCTTCTTCCTGTTGTTGTTAAATTCATGGTCTCCTGTTAGCTCTAAAAACAATTTCCTCTTCCTGGTTCTGTCTTTCTCAGGTGGTGCCTGCGGCAAGTGACACTACAGCTCAAGAGTGGCGAGACCATCGACATCTTCCCCTCAGCGGGATCCTTCCAGCCTTGATGTTCAAGGGCCTTGTGAAAAACACACTGTGCCAACAGCTCCAAAGGACGTTGTGGTGTCCTTCTCTTTTAACAGGAAGTGCAAACGGATGAGTTCCCCCTCAGCGAAAAGACACAGACAGACTGAGCAGAATGAGTTTCATATCAGCAGCTAAACCCTATGTGCTTGTCTGATGTTAAACGTCTGACGTAGTTTTTTGTTATCGTTTGCTCAGCGTCTGATTCATATGTGTAACAATAGAAAGGCAACAAAAAAGTGTTTTGAAGTGCTTTTCTTCTACAAATACATGTCTGTGTTAGAAAATAATTACAGTAACATCCTACGGTGACCTTGTGAAGCCCTAGTCAAGTGAATATGTGCTTACATCTTAACCTGAAGGAATAGAACGTCTAAATGGTATTTTCATTTCTTTTCGGCACCTGACAAACCGCAAACCGATAGAGGCACAAGATATGTAAGCAATTAATTAGGTTTCTGAGGCTGTAGTAAGCTTAAGACTGGATGTACAAGATGTGATTCTTGCAGGTGCTTTGCATTGCTGGGTAGTTTCTGTTGAGAATACAGGACTTCTGGCTTCCTCAGACAAACAAAGCCATCGGACACAAGTCCTGAGTCAGTTTTTAGTTTAAGTGGTTTTCTGTCTCAGAAAGAGGTCCATATAGTGTATAGCCATGCATGATAAAAATTAATGTGATTAGAGAGTTCCGACGCTGCCGCTATTTTGACAGCGATTAATCCGTCACCCGTTATATTGTTTTGACGACTGTCACTAGAGGGCGCTGTTTGTCATGTTTTAACTTAAACCAGCTGCTTCTGGAAGTCCACTGCTGCTTGAGCTGATACTGATACTTACACACTAAATAATCAGGTGTGCTATATGCGTCATTAAGGGCATTCTGAATATTGATGTGGATCCTCAGGTCTTACAATTtctcccagacacacacactcctgctctcCATACATAATTCTTCCAGGAGTTACGACTTAGCAATAAATCAAGTAAATTTAAATAGTAGCAAATTAACAAAGTCGaataaaaaaaaaggggggggggtgcagttaATTGGCATCACCTGAAGTGATGTAAATTATTATTTATCCTAGAAGGCAGCAGTGTTTGAAAGTCTCATCTCCAAGAAAATTCATGGCATCTTGGAGTCTTACTGGATTTGCAGGGGATTTTAAAGACAGCTGAGGGGAAGTTCTGGGGAAAAACGAATATCGCAACAAATGGATTAACACTGACCTTCACGCCCAAGACTTTTGACATCACCTCTAATTAACCCTACCGTGTATGGGAGACGTGGACAATAAAATAACATGGCTTAAGTTACATAAAAGGACATTTAACACATTGGTCCGTTATGGCATTCTGGAAAGCTGAAGTTCAGAGTGCTGAACTCTTAATGAACTAAGTTACATTTCTGTAGCTTCAACTCAAGATTGCTTTACAATTAACACAGGGACGCACTGAGAAACAGCAGCAAATTGTATACGGTGTCAGACCGAAACCTCAGTCACCCCAGGAGAGAAGACAACACCCAAgacagcaccatccaccacggggcacacacacacacccagacaacTCTACAAGATGTGCAGAGATAcacaagtcattcatgtttttgTCCAGTGGAGGAGGTCTATGAGGAAGAAGAACACTCAGCTCAGAAcaggacttgaacccaagacctccaagccaccatgttgccTCCTACATATAACCTGTGTATGGAGCCGTACATACACGTGTTCTAATGGCTCTATCTCACCGTTGGTCATGACATCCACGTCCAGCCCGTTCTCAAGGTATTTTAGAGGAAGTGCGTGTTACGAGTCATGAGTCATGATTTTTTAAACGGGTCTCGGGTCAATAGTTCATCCTACTATTGGGAGGAAGAGAAACATAACTCAAAAAGTACACAGTGTTTAACCTGAAAATAACACAGAAATAGGTGTGATGAAGGCAAAGAAAAATTTCATAGCTGCAAAAAAACCATGAAATCTCAGATAAGAACTAGCAGCAATTTGCCATCTGTTCTCTTAAAACATTATTACAGAAACAGAAGTGGAGAAATTAGACTCCCAAGCTCATGGATATGCACTTATGAGAAAGATCTGTGAAATATTTATTtcctataaataaatataaacagCAGTTTGACCTGCATGGGAGTCATAGTAATTCATTCTGTGAACAGACGGCAAACAGTTTATGCAACTGCATGTATTTAGTGTTCTGTAGATTGTTTTTAAAGCTATTCCTCATAATATTCAAATGAGCTTTAAGTCCCACGTTTTTACattcaattacattttattcatAGCATCTAGCTCATTATACCGAAATGTCATAGGCTCCGCCCCCATTTAGTTGTCCGTTTCCTGTTGGGTAGGATAGTACGAGTCAGATGTGCCTCCAGATAAATGTTTCACACACCATCACGTCACCTCAATGTTTCCACGTTACCTTCAGCTTCGTGTTTCACTTCATGttgcataaacaaacaaaaaaagtttaTAATAAATTAATGTTCAGATGAAATAAGGGACATCAAACATTGAAACAAATTAATattaaaaagtgtttttttaataaaaagagTAAAATCAACATTATTATTAACTTTTTGATGTCAAAGCTGTTTTGACAAGAGCCCCATGGACCATGAGTTTGATTAACCTGGATCAGAAAGGCTTTCAAAGATGCCCACAGAAACAAATTAGTCCATTATCCTTCCATTTAAACTCAAATAGATTCCTCATCTTGCCACTGGAATAGCAATGGATCTCCACTGACCAGAAATTAGGTGATAATTATAATATGTGCAGGAAATGAAAATTGAATTTCTTTTATCCAATACATCACATAATTCAAACTCAGCCTGGTGAAACAATCAATAAAACAAAACTATTTCAGTACCTTATTAACAGTTAGTGTTGCGTAAACAGATCTGTTGGCTTCTGCATCTTTAATTGATGCTTAACTAAGAAACGCTGACATTTTTCAATAAAGACTCTGTACGGTCCATTTAAACATGTTAGCATTTCAGAATTTCTTTAAGTCTACTTGCAGACATCTTTCACCTGACCCATGTGTACAAGCTCTATTattgtgattattattattccacATTCATAGTTCATGTTCCCTTATTATAGTGGTGCCTGCTCTGGGTCACTGCACAGTTCCGTGGAAAGTTCTCCTTCTGCTCCGAGTCGTGTTGCTCATCTCTCATGACGTTGCTCGGAGCATTTGAACAATCCACTGATGACCAGGAACAGCCTGGGTGTTCTCCTGAGGTAGCTGCACTTCTGTGCCCGCTTGATCTGCCAGAGAGACCATAAAATGGCCACCTGTGGACGGTGTGCCGTGGGACAGCTAAAACCAAATTGAACGTCTCAAGAGTTCTTCGTCTTGTTCTTGTGGTCCTCAAGGCCTTCGTGGTCTTTCAGAGCCCCTCAGGGCCTGGTAAATGCCCGACTCCAGGAAGCGGGTGTAGCAGTCATTCTCCATCAGCTGGTAGATCTTTCTCTGGGCTTCATCGAAGCAGTTCAGGGTTGGATGAGGGAGATGCTGTTTGATGCGGCTTCTGGTGTGAAAGTCCAAGTTGACCTGTGGGAAACGCCGTCTTTTAGAACGACTAGGAGGTTGGGGTCTGTCCCCTCAACTCAACAACCCACAGTGTCGTGGAGCTAAGCAACAGAGTATTGGAAACTGATTGGTGGCTGTTTCTCTACCACAATTTAAGTAGTATTTCAGCACATGCATATCAACTGCAGTCTCAATAACCAACCCAATATAATGTGCTGGTTTTGATGTTCTCATACCACACAGTGAGAAACGAACACTTAATGAGAAATGTGGTGGACTTATCAAAAATATAATCACCTCTTTTGGGGAGTCCATACAAATGAATTCTTCATAAATGCTCTCTGCTTTGGTGAGAAGGTTTTCCGGTGTCTTGGATAGTTTGAAGTCCTCACAAGCCAGCCAGAATTCAATATTCTCCTCACAGAACTCTGACTTCAAGAACTCTCGGAATGCTGAAACTCCACCTTACGCAGAAGGTCAAAGAGCAGAAGACGCCGTATTAGTGCACGTTTAACTGAAAACCAGAACCACTTGTTTATAGACCATAGACGAGCTTACTTTTATATTCGAGAAGCTTCTCCAAAGACTGGGCCCACTGGTCTAATTCAGCTCGTGGTGGTCTGAAACGAGAAAACAAAATCAGTATtagtgtgttgggggtggtggtggggtgtgggtggaaaAGGCAGCACAGTAGCCTACCTGGTTAGTTTCTTTCGAGGTGTTAATTTTAATAATACCGAAGGTTTTTTTAGTAGAAGCTGAAGCTTGAATTCCCAAGATTTGTATCTGCATGAAGacacaatatatattttttagaaAATTAATTGACAAAAAACGTTGCATATTAGCAAAATGTGACAACCTGTGACTACCTTGATCAACCATCCGATATTGAACAAAAAAATTCACTTACGTGGCCGCTTTGGGTTGGTGATATTTTCCACTGACGCTCTCCGACAGTATTTCGGTGACCTCCATTACAGGTGACGGTCAACTCGATTCCATCTCCGTTTGGTCAAACGTTCATCAGATCGCGGTCAGCCCCGTCTGCTGCGGGACGTTAACTGCGCTTTAGGTGACGCACAAGATCTCAAATCAGTGAAGAGGCGGAGGTACTTCGTTTGACTCTGTGATGCAACGTGTGCTCTTTTATCTTAACGTCTTTATCAGGGTGCCAATTTCCTGTTTCCTTTAAACCTTTTATCTTCACCTTTGCATTTTTTAAATTGTGAAATCCAGCGTGCTATTAATAGAAACGATGCACGTGAGGGCGAGACGCCTCAAGGCATGCTCTGCATTTTAAACGGAACAAAAATAGTCACAAATGCATAACAAAAATGCCTTCTCGAGAATTCAGATTCAGAATTAATAGTCTTTAATGTTCGAATAATTTATAAGTTTCACAGTATAGGCTATAGTAATATATGGACATTTTCTTGCACGTGTTAATTTCAgcagttttgttttttgaagGCCTGTCCGTCTGGTCTCACTGCTTCTGTAGGACACTTCTCACAGCTCATCTGAGATTAGGCAACTAGGTTTGGATCTCGTGGGTTTTAGTTCCTCTCATTAGTCCTTCTGCAACTTTCGCCCGTCATCACGCGCTGATTTGCAAATCAAACATACGTGTGGTAAAATAGTTGGAAAATCGATATGAAAACTCGCGAGTGAGAGCAACGTTGTCGTAAAGGGACGTAGATCTCTGGGCCGTATGTTGTCGGGCCTTAGCCGAACCTTGATGACGGGGTTTGACCGCCGCCCCGGGCCACGTGGCGCAGTAAAAGTGCCGGGCCCAGATTGGTTTTTCCGGTGAATGATGACTTTGCCTGCGGTTATGTCTTGGAGATCACAGTGTCATCAAGGTACGAAGGTTACACAATGATTGCTTTTGTACTGTTTTACTATAAATTTAGCTGCTATCAAAACAATCTGATAAAAAGAGTATTCTCAAAAATGACCTGCCCACTAAATCAGATTCAGTAATCAGTGATTTAAAACATAAAACCCTCCTCCTCTGCTCTATGGCCTAGCTGCTGTTTGACTGCAAGGTAGTCATGGAGTCAAGTAAAACAAAGTGGATAATGAAAAGGAACAGGTTGTGCCCCCGTCCTCTCCCGAGAGTAATTTCAGAAGTCAGAAACCACTTCGTCAAAAATGTGTGTAGAAACAGGTGGTGTGCGATAGTGCAGCGTCTGACATCACGCTCTGTTTGCGTCTGTCACTTCCTCAATGGGCAGCTTGTGTCTACTCTGTGCTTTTCTGGTACACCACAACGTTGCTGATGATGGCAACGGGCAATACAGTTACaagttcacaacacacaccatcccGGAGACCGCACCCTCCCACCGAACCGGTTGTTGCTAAAGGCCAGCAGGTGCACAGCATCAGGTGAGCTGGCCAGACATGTATCTAATGTGACCACACGTCCTGGTCAGATGATTCAAACACAGTGTTGGAGTGTGTCAGTCATATCTTTAGGTTGCCATCACCTGACTGAAACAGGACATGGTAACCAAGGCAATAGGGGGAAGTGGTAACAAAACACCCGTTGTCACGCTGTGATGTGGTCTTTGACTTTCAGTTGAGCAGTTTCCAGGGGATACCCAAACACCAGGCAGGCACTTTTCATGCATCATCAGACAAGAAAATCAAATGATAAATGATAGAAATCCCCACAAGTGTATGAGTATTTGATTACACTATCAAAAAATCTAAACACATAGACTTCGTTTTACGTTTTGTATTTATTCAGCATTTCAGAGAATAAGCAAGCAAAatactacatatatatatatgtgcatcTCAACCAGTGAAATACCCAAATATTTAGCATCAACAATAAATAGCCTCAACAacaatatttaatatattaaaaCAATTATATAAGTTATTTAATTTATTGAACTCATAATATATCAGATGTATATAATGATGTAAGCAGACTACAAAGAGCTTTAAATCAGTTTAAAGCTATATGTGATTCTTAAAGCAATTTTGTTTCCATACTTAATTACACACGTGTTTTCTCTTCAGGACAGACAAATGGATGGAGATCCCAATACGTTTATGATCAAATGAACAAAATTTGAAAACTTTGAAGAATGCCTTGAATCCACTGTGGACAGACACGAGCACTCAGATGCGGCCTGCAGGCGAGACCTCTCGTGGCTGCTCGCTCCATGCAAGGGCCACTTCCTCTTCAATCAGTTGTTTTAGTTTTGGAGGAAAAAATTTCCTAGGTCACAATTTTTCCCTTCTGTCAGAGTATCTCTTTAAACCACTACACATTCAAATATATTATCTTCCCGTTCAACTGTTCAGTGTCTTATTGGTGATACATAGAGATTACTATGAGGACTATCCCATTAAGTAATAACTATCTCAGCAACTTTCCACTTTAGTTCAGGTGACTCAGCTCAAAGAGAAGCTTATTTAGCTCTGTATGTGAGTTCCTCGGATGCTTGTGTAGTGTTCCAGGACAGCGATGCAACAGATGTGTGTATCCCGGGCCAGCCCGTGTGTCGGAGTGGCTGCCATCAGCGGTCTACGTGTCCACACCGGCCTGGCAAGCCAAACCTAGGACTGGGTTCAGTCACACCAACTGGCGCTGAAAACCCTCGTCTGGACCCTCCTGCTGCGATCCTCAGAATCTAAAAAGATTCCTCATTTCGGCCTGGTCTCAGATCGCCGGCCACTCCAGTCACACTTTGATCATGTTCGAGACCGATTCCAGGAGGGTTCGGTATAGGTCTGAACGGAGGAACCTGGGGTAGGAGTCCTTCTCCATCAGGCTGAAGACGATCTTCTGGGCATCGTCGAAGCACTTGGTGGTGGGGGCCTTGATGTTCTGTTTGATCAGCTCCCTGGTCTTATAGTCAATATTGATCTGCAGGACATTAAGAAATAGGAACAAGAAGCATGACACTTGTTTCTAAACAAACAATGCTCGATTGTGCCATCAATTCTGTCACCAATGACCCATGCATCTGTTTGATCATCTTCCAATTCTGCTGCCTCAGAATGAAGCGCATTTGCTTTGGCACTTTTATAACTCCATCGTTTGAGTTGAGGATTTGAGCTAGTCGAATGCTTTGAGAGCAACGGATGATGTGCGCAAATGCATTTTTTTTACCTCTTTAGGAGATTCTGTCTGGATGTAGCGCTCAAAAATCTTCTTGGCCCTGGAGTTGAGCCGAGAAGCAGACTTGATTTTCTTGTAGTCCTCACAGATCACCCAGAATTCAATGTTCTCATCGCTGAACTCCGACTTGAGGAAGGCTTGGAAGGTCGCCATTCCATCTGCAGTTTGCAAGAGAGGGCAGGCATGGGTTGATGTGAAGGAGGTGATGTATACGataaacacacaccatcagcGTGAAGCAAATATCTGTGCAAATATCTGAATAATTGTATGAATAGCACATGCAGATGTTTGGATTACCAACACAGTATTTCTGTTCCCTCTCTACATTTTATGTGCATCACCCATGAAACATTTGCATTGAGGAGAACATATTTTCATATGGACGAATTTGCATTCTTACAATAACTGTACAGTGATGTTTACATATGTGCTTATGATTGTTGCTAGGCAACAGTTGCCGCTAGGAAGAGCACAAATATGATCATCTCCTGGAGATCAGCTCGTGAAGGCATTCCACAGTGCTTACCTTTCGATCTAAGTAGAGTTTCCAGCGACTCGGACCACAGCAGGGTCTCGCCAGGGATGAGCCTGTTTGAAGAGGAGAGCATGAGTGGATGAGCGGTGTGAATAATAatgcaaaaagaaaataatGCAAAAAGAAAATGACATTACACTCACTTCTCTGCCACGGAGGATTTCACAAACTTGTACTGAAACCGCCACTTGAGGTCTTTTCTCCTGTAGTAAAGAAGCGTTTTAGTTGAAGCAGAACATCGCAGAAAGAATACATGAAGGTTTCAGGTTCATGTACCGAAgctcagaaagaaagaaataatcCATCCATCCCCTGCTTACTGAGTTTGTAGTGGCCTCTCTTCCTTGCTCTCTTCCTTGCTCATGGTCAGTAAGCTTGGCATGTTTCTACCGTGTTCGGGCTTGACCTTGTGGAAGCGACGACGTGGATGTACCGTTAGCTATCGCGGGTTATGAACGGGAGCTTCTGTGCCGCCCACTTATATATGTCATCAACTTCTACGTATGAAACCGCAAACTGAAAGAGGAACTCTGGGGTGACGCTAGTTTGCTGGTTTGGACTGGTGCAGTTTTGCTCTCTTGTGTGTTGAGTTGCAAGTGCAGATGCAAATCTGGCAGTGGAAACTTCAGTGATAGATAAATTCTTACCTCAGGGCTTTTAAATGAGGTCTGTAGGTTAGCAAAATGCAATGTGGCTTCCTTTTGTAAGCACAGATGTAATCACAATGAAATTGTGTGTTGTTAGCATTACTTAAGCTACACAGTAAGCatgttaacattgaaaacgtCAGGTGGCAGATATGTCCAGCTGTATATAAAGTAATAAATGTGataggtcagggttagggtttagagtTTAGGGTTAGTGGTAGGGTTAGGCCTATTTGAAGAAAACAATGTATTGATGCTCCATGTACAGGAAACCACAACACATCTGAATGAACTGAACAAAGGTGTAAGAATGCACTCAGACATTTGACAAACACGGTGAACAAGAGGTTTTATAGAATGAGGTCAACTTAGGATAACTGAACAAGTGTCTTCAGTGAACTCCATTAGTAAGGAAGCCATCCTGCTGACATAGGCGTCTTCGTAGGTTTCTGGTTTACCATGTAAATGCAATACCTGGCCTGGTTTTATGCTGTTGGGcatagcaaacacacacagggcttCATCCTTAGCTGGGCAATTAGTTAACCCTAACTCTAGACCAGGTCTGTACTAGGATGTTAACCGTGCAGTGATATGTCTGTAGCTGAACAGATTTGCTGTGTGACTTCAAGACTTCTTTGAATGCTGTTTCAGAACTGCTGACCACAAGCCATCTAAAGGCGAAACCAATAACCATTCACTGGAATTGGAGggattttttttctcccttGAGCACTCTTTGATCTTATCTACTGTACAGAGAGTCAAGAACTTTCTTGGGAATGTTGTTGCATCCTGAGGGATGTTACCAGACAGTGTCTGAAAGTCCCTGTCACTAGTCTCACTTCCCCTTTTCTCCCAGGTCACATGAATTTTCAGACCTgccattttttttttagatcAAGCTAAATGTCTTTTTCAATATGACTGGTCAGGAGAATAAACAAACCTGGCAAATTCCAAAGGATCACACTTATGCAAATGTCTCACAGGTATCAGTTACAGTACATGGCGTTCAAACATCACAAAAGAAAATGGCTCCCGAGTGTTTGATGACAAAAGTCAGAACATTGAGTACTTTTCAGCAAAGCAGAATTATGCTGTATCTAAAATGCAAATGGATAAGTCCAAACAAACTCCCTGCCCTGTACCACAGTGTATACCTGCAGATATGAAATATATccttcaaagtaaaagtcaTGGTCTAGGATACATTGATACCAGTGGACTCACAGGAAACTGCATTCAGGACTGCACTAAAAACTCTCAAAGttttttgttatgtttttttCTCCCTGGGGAGGAAGACACATGTGGTTGAATTCTAGTCTTGTGAGGCTGAAATAGTCCATTTCCCCAATGTAAAGGGAATGAGGTAACTCTATTTTTGTGCACTTAACACCCACAGGGACATTAGGGGCCCATGCAGTGTCTTTTGTGAAGGTGGACAAATTTGCTGTAGTTGTAGCTGACTTGTGTGAGCTCTGTGATGgcaatttattttacattcctGTAGAGCCCCAAGGACCCAAAATGAAACATCATTGGCCTTTGATAATGCCTCATAAGCCAGCACATACTATAAAAGTAGTGTTGGGATCCACTGTTTTCAGAATGTACCCTATAAATAGCTTCAAACTAAACTCCT is a window of Brachyhypopomus gauderio isolate BG-103 chromosome 14, BGAUD_0.2, whole genome shotgun sequence DNA encoding:
- the coa1 gene encoding cytochrome c oxidase assembly factor 1 homolog, whose product is MGRPTHLLQQLTIFITMVTGGGCAVMYYLMQKNFANSEYHRLAVEQLIAHSSAMASLGAPPLKVHNLHLSDRHNRVDLTSAQLKIPVTGSRMGGYLYTTSVRDAVMKRWCLRQVTLQLKSGETIDIFPSAGSFQP
- the LOC143475746 gene encoding regulator of G-protein signaling 21-like, with the protein product MEVTEILSESVSGKYHQPKAATYKSWEFKLQLLLKKPSVLLKLTPRKKLTRPPRAELDQWAQSLEKLLEYKSGVSAFREFLKSEFCEENIEFWLACEDFKLSKTPENLLTKAESIYEEFICMDSPKEVNLDFHTRSRIKQHLPHPTLNCFDEAQRKIYQLMENDCYTRFLESGIYQALRGSERPRRP
- the rgs13a gene encoding regulator of G-protein signaling 13; the protein is MPSLLTMSKEESKEERPLQTQRKDLKWRFQYKFVKSSVAEKLIPGETLLWSESLETLLRSKDGMATFQAFLKSEFSDENIEFWVICEDYKKIKSASRLNSRAKKIFERYIQTESPKEINIDYKTRELIKQNIKAPTTKCFDDAQKIVFSLMEKDSYPRFLRSDLYRTLLESVSNMIKV